In Balaenoptera musculus isolate JJ_BM4_2016_0621 chromosome 19, mBalMus1.pri.v3, whole genome shotgun sequence, one genomic interval encodes:
- the CDK10 gene encoding cyclin-dependent kinase 10 isoform X3 — MGEPEPEPEQIRLKCIRKEGFFTVPPEHRLGRCRSVKEFEKLNRIGEGTYGIVYRARDTQTDEIVALKKVRMDKEKDGVPISSLREITLLLRLRHPNIVELKEVVVGNHLESIFLVMGYCEQDLASLLENMPTPFSEAQVKCIVLQVLRGLQYLHRNFIIHRDLKVSNLLMTDKGCVKTADFGLARAYGIPVKPMTPKVVTLWYRAPELLLGTTTQTTSIDMWAVGCILAELLAHKPLLPGTSEIHQVDLIVQLLGTPSENIWPGFSQLPLVSQYSLRKQPYNNLKHKFPWLSEAGLRLLNLLFMYDPKKRATAGDCLESSYFKEKPLPCEPELMPTFPHHRNKRAAPATSSGAESQSRRCKP, encoded by the exons CTGGGACGGTGCCGCAGCGTGAAGGAGTTTGAGAAGCTGAACCGCATTGGGGAAGGCACCTACGGCATTGTGT ATAGGGCCCGGGATACCCAAACGGATGAGATTGTCGCCCTGAAGAAAGTGCGGATGGACAAGGAGAAGGACG GGGTCCCCATCAGCAGCCTTCGAGAGATCACGCTGCTCCTTCGCCTCCGCCATCCGAACATCGTGGAGCtgaaggaggtggtggtggggaaccACCTGGAGAG CATCTTCCTGGTGATGGGTTACTGTGAGCAGGACCTGGCCAGCCTTCTGGAGAACATGCCGACACCCTTCTCTGAGGCCCAG GTCAAGTGCATCGTGCTGCAGGTGCTCCGGGGCCTCCAGTACCTGCACCGGAACTTCATCATCCACAG GGATCTGAAGGTCTCCAACTTGCTCATGACGGATAAGGGCTGCGTGAAGACAG CGGATTTCGGCCTGGCCCGGGCCTATGGCATCCCGGTGAAGCCAATGACCCCCAAGGTGGTCACCCTCTG GTACCGAGCCCCTGAACTGCTGCTGGGGACCACCACGCAGACCACCAGCATCGACATGTG GGCCGTGGGCTGCATCCTGGCCGAGCTGCTGGCCCATAAGCCCCTTCTCCCCGGCACTTCCGAGATCCACCAGGTGGACCTGATCGTACAGCTGCTGGGGACGCCCAGTGAGAACATCTGGCCG GGCTTCTCCCAGCTGCCACTGGTCAGCCAGTACAGTCTGAGGAAGCAGCCCTACAACAACCTGAAGCACAAGTTCCCGTGGCTCTCGGAGGCCGGCCTGCGCCTGCTGAACCTTCTCTTCATGTACGACCCCAAGAAAAG GGCGACGGCCGGCGACTGCCTGGAGAGCTCCTACTTCAAGGAGAAGCCCCTGC cctgcGAGCCGGAGCTCATGCCCACCTTCCCCCACCACCGCAACAAGCGTGCTGCCCCGGCCACGTCCTCCGGCGCTGAGAGCCAGAGCCGGCGCTGCAAGCCCTGA
- the CDK10 gene encoding cyclin-dependent kinase 10 isoform X2, whose translation MGEPEPEPEQIRLKCIRKEGFFTVPPEHRLGRCRSVKEFEKLNRIGEGTYGIVYRARDTQTDEIVALKKVRMDKEKDGVPISSLREITLLLRLRHPNIVELKEVVVGNHLESIFLVMGYCEQDLASLLENMPTPFSEAQVKCIVLQVLRGLQYLHRNFIIHSTDPVPVDVAQYAGEQQAQPRGSRGSVTAPGGRSRTRDLKVSNLLMTDKGCVKTADFGLARAYGIPVKPMTPKVVTLWYRAPELLLGTTTQTTSIDMWAVGCILAELLAHKPLLPGTSEIHQVDLIVQLLGTPSENIWPGFSQLPLVSQYSLRKQPYNNLKHKFPWLSEAGLRLLNLLFMATAGDCLESSYFKEKPLPCEPELMPTFPHHRNKRAAPATSSGAESQSRRCKP comes from the exons CTGGGACGGTGCCGCAGCGTGAAGGAGTTTGAGAAGCTGAACCGCATTGGGGAAGGCACCTACGGCATTGTGT ATAGGGCCCGGGATACCCAAACGGATGAGATTGTCGCCCTGAAGAAAGTGCGGATGGACAAGGAGAAGGACG GGGTCCCCATCAGCAGCCTTCGAGAGATCACGCTGCTCCTTCGCCTCCGCCATCCGAACATCGTGGAGCtgaaggaggtggtggtggggaaccACCTGGAGAG CATCTTCCTGGTGATGGGTTACTGTGAGCAGGACCTGGCCAGCCTTCTGGAGAACATGCCGACACCCTTCTCTGAGGCCCAG GTCAAGTGCATCGTGCTGCAGGTGCTCCGGGGCCTCCAGTACCTGCACCGGAACTTCATCATCCACAG TACTGACCCAGTGCCAGTTGATGTTGCCCAGTATGCAGGAGAGCAGCAGGCGCAGCCTCGAGGCAGTAGAGGTTCTGTAACTGCTCCTGGGGGTCGGTCCAGGACCAG GGATCTGAAGGTCTCCAACTTGCTCATGACGGATAAGGGCTGCGTGAAGACAG CGGATTTCGGCCTGGCCCGGGCCTATGGCATCCCGGTGAAGCCAATGACCCCCAAGGTGGTCACCCTCTG GTACCGAGCCCCTGAACTGCTGCTGGGGACCACCACGCAGACCACCAGCATCGACATGTG GGCCGTGGGCTGCATCCTGGCCGAGCTGCTGGCCCATAAGCCCCTTCTCCCCGGCACTTCCGAGATCCACCAGGTGGACCTGATCGTACAGCTGCTGGGGACGCCCAGTGAGAACATCTGGCCG GGCTTCTCCCAGCTGCCACTGGTCAGCCAGTACAGTCTGAGGAAGCAGCCCTACAACAACCTGAAGCACAAGTTCCCGTGGCTCTCGGAGGCCGGCCTGCGCCTGCTGAACCTTCTCTTCAT GGCGACGGCCGGCGACTGCCTGGAGAGCTCCTACTTCAAGGAGAAGCCCCTGC cctgcGAGCCGGAGCTCATGCCCACCTTCCCCCACCACCGCAACAAGCGTGCTGCCCCGGCCACGTCCTCCGGCGCTGAGAGCCAGAGCCGGCGCTGCAAGCCCTGA
- the CDK10 gene encoding cyclin-dependent kinase 10 isoform X4 — MGEPEPEPEQIRLKCIRKEGFFTVPPEHRLGRCRSVKEFEKLNRIGEGTYGIVYRARDTQTDEIVALKKVRMDKEKDGVPISSLREITLLLRLRHPNIVELKEVVVGNHLESIFLVMGYCEQDLASLLENMPTPFSEAQVKCIVLQVLRGLQYLHRNFIIHRDLKVSNLLMTDKGCVKTADFGLARAYGIPVKPMTPKVVTLWYRAPELLLGTTTQTTSIDMWAVGCILAELLAHKPLLPGTSEIHQVDLIVQLLGTPSENIWPGFSQLPLVSQYSLRKQPYNNLKHKFPWLSEAGLRLLNLLFMATAGDCLESSYFKEKPLPCEPELMPTFPHHRNKRAAPATSSGAESQSRRCKP, encoded by the exons CTGGGACGGTGCCGCAGCGTGAAGGAGTTTGAGAAGCTGAACCGCATTGGGGAAGGCACCTACGGCATTGTGT ATAGGGCCCGGGATACCCAAACGGATGAGATTGTCGCCCTGAAGAAAGTGCGGATGGACAAGGAGAAGGACG GGGTCCCCATCAGCAGCCTTCGAGAGATCACGCTGCTCCTTCGCCTCCGCCATCCGAACATCGTGGAGCtgaaggaggtggtggtggggaaccACCTGGAGAG CATCTTCCTGGTGATGGGTTACTGTGAGCAGGACCTGGCCAGCCTTCTGGAGAACATGCCGACACCCTTCTCTGAGGCCCAG GTCAAGTGCATCGTGCTGCAGGTGCTCCGGGGCCTCCAGTACCTGCACCGGAACTTCATCATCCACAG GGATCTGAAGGTCTCCAACTTGCTCATGACGGATAAGGGCTGCGTGAAGACAG CGGATTTCGGCCTGGCCCGGGCCTATGGCATCCCGGTGAAGCCAATGACCCCCAAGGTGGTCACCCTCTG GTACCGAGCCCCTGAACTGCTGCTGGGGACCACCACGCAGACCACCAGCATCGACATGTG GGCCGTGGGCTGCATCCTGGCCGAGCTGCTGGCCCATAAGCCCCTTCTCCCCGGCACTTCCGAGATCCACCAGGTGGACCTGATCGTACAGCTGCTGGGGACGCCCAGTGAGAACATCTGGCCG GGCTTCTCCCAGCTGCCACTGGTCAGCCAGTACAGTCTGAGGAAGCAGCCCTACAACAACCTGAAGCACAAGTTCCCGTGGCTCTCGGAGGCCGGCCTGCGCCTGCTGAACCTTCTCTTCAT GGCGACGGCCGGCGACTGCCTGGAGAGCTCCTACTTCAAGGAGAAGCCCCTGC cctgcGAGCCGGAGCTCATGCCCACCTTCCCCCACCACCGCAACAAGCGTGCTGCCCCGGCCACGTCCTCCGGCGCTGAGAGCCAGAGCCGGCGCTGCAAGCCCTGA
- the CDK10 gene encoding cyclin-dependent kinase 10 isoform X1, with product MGEPEPEPEQIRLKCIRKEGFFTVPPEHRLGRCRSVKEFEKLNRIGEGTYGIVYRARDTQTDEIVALKKVRMDKEKDGVPISSLREITLLLRLRHPNIVELKEVVVGNHLESIFLVMGYCEQDLASLLENMPTPFSEAQVKCIVLQVLRGLQYLHRNFIIHSTDPVPVDVAQYAGEQQAQPRGSRGSVTAPGGRSRTRDLKVSNLLMTDKGCVKTADFGLARAYGIPVKPMTPKVVTLWYRAPELLLGTTTQTTSIDMWAVGCILAELLAHKPLLPGTSEIHQVDLIVQLLGTPSENIWPGFSQLPLVSQYSLRKQPYNNLKHKFPWLSEAGLRLLNLLFMYDPKKRATAGDCLESSYFKEKPLPCEPELMPTFPHHRNKRAAPATSSGAESQSRRCKP from the exons CTGGGACGGTGCCGCAGCGTGAAGGAGTTTGAGAAGCTGAACCGCATTGGGGAAGGCACCTACGGCATTGTGT ATAGGGCCCGGGATACCCAAACGGATGAGATTGTCGCCCTGAAGAAAGTGCGGATGGACAAGGAGAAGGACG GGGTCCCCATCAGCAGCCTTCGAGAGATCACGCTGCTCCTTCGCCTCCGCCATCCGAACATCGTGGAGCtgaaggaggtggtggtggggaaccACCTGGAGAG CATCTTCCTGGTGATGGGTTACTGTGAGCAGGACCTGGCCAGCCTTCTGGAGAACATGCCGACACCCTTCTCTGAGGCCCAG GTCAAGTGCATCGTGCTGCAGGTGCTCCGGGGCCTCCAGTACCTGCACCGGAACTTCATCATCCACAG TACTGACCCAGTGCCAGTTGATGTTGCCCAGTATGCAGGAGAGCAGCAGGCGCAGCCTCGAGGCAGTAGAGGTTCTGTAACTGCTCCTGGGGGTCGGTCCAGGACCAG GGATCTGAAGGTCTCCAACTTGCTCATGACGGATAAGGGCTGCGTGAAGACAG CGGATTTCGGCCTGGCCCGGGCCTATGGCATCCCGGTGAAGCCAATGACCCCCAAGGTGGTCACCCTCTG GTACCGAGCCCCTGAACTGCTGCTGGGGACCACCACGCAGACCACCAGCATCGACATGTG GGCCGTGGGCTGCATCCTGGCCGAGCTGCTGGCCCATAAGCCCCTTCTCCCCGGCACTTCCGAGATCCACCAGGTGGACCTGATCGTACAGCTGCTGGGGACGCCCAGTGAGAACATCTGGCCG GGCTTCTCCCAGCTGCCACTGGTCAGCCAGTACAGTCTGAGGAAGCAGCCCTACAACAACCTGAAGCACAAGTTCCCGTGGCTCTCGGAGGCCGGCCTGCGCCTGCTGAACCTTCTCTTCATGTACGACCCCAAGAAAAG GGCGACGGCCGGCGACTGCCTGGAGAGCTCCTACTTCAAGGAGAAGCCCCTGC cctgcGAGCCGGAGCTCATGCCCACCTTCCCCCACCACCGCAACAAGCGTGCTGCCCCGGCCACGTCCTCCGGCGCTGAGAGCCAGAGCCGGCGCTGCAAGCCCTGA
- the CDK10 gene encoding cyclin-dependent kinase 10 isoform X5, protein MDKEKDGVPISSLREITLLLRLRHPNIVELKEVVVGNHLESIFLVMGYCEQDLASLLENMPTPFSEAQVKCIVLQVLRGLQYLHRNFIIHSTDPVPVDVAQYAGEQQAQPRGSRGSVTAPGGRSRTRDLKVSNLLMTDKGCVKTADFGLARAYGIPVKPMTPKVVTLWYRAPELLLGTTTQTTSIDMWAVGCILAELLAHKPLLPGTSEIHQVDLIVQLLGTPSENIWPGFSQLPLVSQYSLRKQPYNNLKHKFPWLSEAGLRLLNLLFMYDPKKRATAGDCLESSYFKEKPLPCEPELMPTFPHHRNKRAAPATSSGAESQSRRCKP, encoded by the exons ATGGACAAGGAGAAGGACG GGGTCCCCATCAGCAGCCTTCGAGAGATCACGCTGCTCCTTCGCCTCCGCCATCCGAACATCGTGGAGCtgaaggaggtggtggtggggaaccACCTGGAGAG CATCTTCCTGGTGATGGGTTACTGTGAGCAGGACCTGGCCAGCCTTCTGGAGAACATGCCGACACCCTTCTCTGAGGCCCAG GTCAAGTGCATCGTGCTGCAGGTGCTCCGGGGCCTCCAGTACCTGCACCGGAACTTCATCATCCACAG TACTGACCCAGTGCCAGTTGATGTTGCCCAGTATGCAGGAGAGCAGCAGGCGCAGCCTCGAGGCAGTAGAGGTTCTGTAACTGCTCCTGGGGGTCGGTCCAGGACCAG GGATCTGAAGGTCTCCAACTTGCTCATGACGGATAAGGGCTGCGTGAAGACAG CGGATTTCGGCCTGGCCCGGGCCTATGGCATCCCGGTGAAGCCAATGACCCCCAAGGTGGTCACCCTCTG GTACCGAGCCCCTGAACTGCTGCTGGGGACCACCACGCAGACCACCAGCATCGACATGTG GGCCGTGGGCTGCATCCTGGCCGAGCTGCTGGCCCATAAGCCCCTTCTCCCCGGCACTTCCGAGATCCACCAGGTGGACCTGATCGTACAGCTGCTGGGGACGCCCAGTGAGAACATCTGGCCG GGCTTCTCCCAGCTGCCACTGGTCAGCCAGTACAGTCTGAGGAAGCAGCCCTACAACAACCTGAAGCACAAGTTCCCGTGGCTCTCGGAGGCCGGCCTGCGCCTGCTGAACCTTCTCTTCATGTACGACCCCAAGAAAAG GGCGACGGCCGGCGACTGCCTGGAGAGCTCCTACTTCAAGGAGAAGCCCCTGC cctgcGAGCCGGAGCTCATGCCCACCTTCCCCCACCACCGCAACAAGCGTGCTGCCCCGGCCACGTCCTCCGGCGCTGAGAGCCAGAGCCGGCGCTGCAAGCCCTGA
- the SPATA2L gene encoding spermatogenesis-associated protein 2-like protein isoform X1, translated as MGSSSLSEDYRLCLERELRHGRAGVCGDPSLRAVLWHILVEDFDLHGALQDDALALLTDGLWGRADLAPALRGLARAFELLELAAVHLYLLPWRKEFTTIKTFSGGYVHVLKGALSEDLLIQSFQKMGYVRRDDHRLMVAAPPPARQLVQVALGCFALRLECEILGEVLAQLGTSVLPAEELLRARRASADVASCVAWLQQRLAREEEPPPVPPRGSPARCQARLDLYRDLQEDEGSDETSLYGRPSPGPDSPPTELACQPLFWEQSARLWGVGGGAWEAEASSPASEEEPEAEVFSLLSLRQELLSRPGDLAAPQAPGTPEQASPRRVPEPPGYQTHSCLGPGALPALCCDTCRQLHTAHCAALATCRLGHPLRALHGNHQRRLWLQRAQVDALLYDAPRPAWP; from the exons ATGGGCAGCAGCTCGCTGTCCGAGGACTACCGTCTGTGCCTGGAGCGCGAACTTAGGCACGGCCGCGCGGGCGTGTGCGGGGACCCATCGCTGCGCGCCGTGCTCTGGCACATCCTGGTGGAAGACTTCGACCTGCACGGGGCGCTGCAGGATGACGCGCTGGCACTACTCACCGATGGCCTGTGGGGCCGCGCCGACCTGGCCCCTGCGTTGCGTGGCCTGGCCCGCGCCTTCGAGCTGCTGGAGTTGGCCGCCGTGCACCTGTATCTGTTGCCTTGGAGGAAAGAGTTCACCACCATCAAG ACTTTCTCAGGGGGCTACGTGCACGTGCTGAAGGGCGCACTCTCGGAGGACCTCCTCATCCAGAGCTTCCAGAAGATGGGCTATGTGCGCAGGGACGACCACCGCCTCATGGtggccgccccgccccccgcccgccaGCTTGTGCAGGTGGCCCTGGGCTGCTTTGCCCTGCGGCTGGAGTGTGAGATCCTGGGCGAGGTGCTGGCGCAGCTGGGCACCAGCGTGCTGCCGGCCGAGGAGCTGCTGCGGGCGCGGCGGGCCAGCGCGGACGTGGCCTCCTGCGTGGCCTGGCTGCAGCAGCGACTAGCCCGTGAAGAGGAGCCGCCACCTGTGCCTCCCCGTGGCTCCCCGGCCCGGTGCCAGGCCCGGCTGGACCTGTACCGGGACCTGCAGGAGGATGAAGGCTCAGACGAGACCAGCCTATACGGGAGACCCTCGCCAGGCCCCGACTCACCGCCCACGGAGCTAGCCTGCCAGCCTCTCTTCTGGGAGCAGAGCGCCAGACTGTGGGGCgtggggggcggggcctgggaggcTGAGGCCAGCAGCCCGGCCTCGGAGGAGGAGCCCGAGGCCGAggtcttctccctcctctcactGCGCCAAGAGCTGCTCAGTCGGCCCGGAGACCTGGCCGCCCCCCAAGCCCCCGGAACCCCTGAGCAGGCCAGCCCCCGCCGAGTCCCCGAGCCCCCTGGCTACCAGACACACAGCTGCCTGGGACCTGGCGCCCTCCCCGCCCTCTGCTGTGACACGTGTCGCCAGCTGCACACTGCCCACTGTGCCGCCCTGGCCACCTGCCGCCTGGGCCACCCGCTGCGCGCCCTGCACGGAAACCACCAGCGGCGCCTGTGGCTTCAGCGAGCCCAGGTGGACGCCTTGCTCTACGATGCCCCTAGGCCCGCCTGGCCCTAG
- the SPATA2L gene encoding spermatogenesis-associated protein 2-like protein isoform X2 → MYVFTTAPLEGVSAHPRPPWGHAAPWGEDGGPQSRPQLECSRGQGRSAGRWAAADWPPPLQTFSGGYVHVLKGALSEDLLIQSFQKMGYVRRDDHRLMVAAPPPARQLVQVALGCFALRLECEILGEVLAQLGTSVLPAEELLRARRASADVASCVAWLQQRLAREEEPPPVPPRGSPARCQARLDLYRDLQEDEGSDETSLYGRPSPGPDSPPTELACQPLFWEQSARLWGVGGGAWEAEASSPASEEEPEAEVFSLLSLRQELLSRPGDLAAPQAPGTPEQASPRRVPEPPGYQTHSCLGPGALPALCCDTCRQLHTAHCAALATCRLGHPLRALHGNHQRRLWLQRAQVDALLYDAPRPAWP, encoded by the coding sequence aTGTATGTTTTTACAACAGCTCCTCTGGAGGGAGTGTCAGCACATCCCAGACCGCCTTGGGGCCATGCCGCCCCCTGGGGTGAGGATGGTGGCCCCCAAAGCAGGCCACAGCTGGAGTGCAGCCGAGGGCAGGGCAGGTCTGCGGGACGGTGGGCTGCCGCCGACTGGCCCCCTCCCTTGCAGACTTTCTCAGGGGGCTACGTGCACGTGCTGAAGGGCGCACTCTCGGAGGACCTCCTCATCCAGAGCTTCCAGAAGATGGGCTATGTGCGCAGGGACGACCACCGCCTCATGGtggccgccccgccccccgcccgccaGCTTGTGCAGGTGGCCCTGGGCTGCTTTGCCCTGCGGCTGGAGTGTGAGATCCTGGGCGAGGTGCTGGCGCAGCTGGGCACCAGCGTGCTGCCGGCCGAGGAGCTGCTGCGGGCGCGGCGGGCCAGCGCGGACGTGGCCTCCTGCGTGGCCTGGCTGCAGCAGCGACTAGCCCGTGAAGAGGAGCCGCCACCTGTGCCTCCCCGTGGCTCCCCGGCCCGGTGCCAGGCCCGGCTGGACCTGTACCGGGACCTGCAGGAGGATGAAGGCTCAGACGAGACCAGCCTATACGGGAGACCCTCGCCAGGCCCCGACTCACCGCCCACGGAGCTAGCCTGCCAGCCTCTCTTCTGGGAGCAGAGCGCCAGACTGTGGGGCgtggggggcggggcctgggaggcTGAGGCCAGCAGCCCGGCCTCGGAGGAGGAGCCCGAGGCCGAggtcttctccctcctctcactGCGCCAAGAGCTGCTCAGTCGGCCCGGAGACCTGGCCGCCCCCCAAGCCCCCGGAACCCCTGAGCAGGCCAGCCCCCGCCGAGTCCCCGAGCCCCCTGGCTACCAGACACACAGCTGCCTGGGACCTGGCGCCCTCCCCGCCCTCTGCTGTGACACGTGTCGCCAGCTGCACACTGCCCACTGTGCCGCCCTGGCCACCTGCCGCCTGGGCCACCCGCTGCGCGCCCTGCACGGAAACCACCAGCGGCGCCTGTGGCTTCAGCGAGCCCAGGTGGACGCCTTGCTCTACGATGCCCCTAGGCCCGCCTGGCCCTAG